Proteins co-encoded in one Garra rufa chromosome 7, GarRuf1.0, whole genome shotgun sequence genomic window:
- the LOC141338279 gene encoding vitellogenin-like: MRAVVLALTLAFVASQQINLVPEFALDKTYVYKYEALLLGGLPQEGLARAGIKVSSKVLLTAVTENTFLMKLMDPLLHEYAGIWPKDPFVPATKLTAALAAQLQIPIKFEYANGVVGKVFAPAGVSPTVLNLHRGLLNILQLNLKKTQNFYELQEAGAQGVCKTQYVISEDLKANQIVVTKSKDLSHCQERIIKDAGLVYTKKCVECTKRVKSLIETATYNYVMKPAAAGVLIAEATVEEVHQFSPFNEIHGAAQMEAKQTLTFVEIEKTPVVPIKADYLARGSLQYEFATEILQTPIQLIKISDAPAQIVEVLKHLVVNNVAMVHDDAPLKFVQLVQLLRAATLENIEAIWAQFKKEPVYRRWILDALPAVGTPVIVKIMKEKFLAGELTLPEFIQTLVVALQMVTVDLETIQLTASLALHEKIATIPALREIVMLGYGSMIAKYCVEVPTCPAELLRPIHEIAAEAIAKNNIPEITLALKVLGNAGHPASLKPIMKLLPVLKTAAAAMPLRVQVDAILALRNIAKKEPQLVQPVALQLVLDRVLHPEVRMVACIVLFETKPSVALMSSLAGALKTETNMQVASFAYSYIKSLTRITAPDMAAVAGAAHVAIKLLSPKLDRLSFRFSRALKIDIYHTPLMIGAAGSAFMINDAATILPRAVVAKARAYLAGAAADVLEIGVRTEGIQEALLKSPAADQNVDRITKIKRTLRALINWKALPTSQPLASAYVKLFGQEVAFARIDRTIIEQAISIAKGPKPRELLKVVLKALQDGIALQRAKPLLIAEVRRILPTALGVPMELSMYSAAVGAASINVHATITPPLPEEIETMTLEQLKKTDFQLQVEARPSFAVQKFAVMGVNTALIQAAVMAKGEIRIIAPGKVAVKADILKGNYKVEVLPVELPEHVAAMSFETLAVTRNIEDLSAERIVPLVPELSLQNPQTHIGGLSSETSAEAPLRAPAPIRKTLCLAVPYIEIKGCIEVHSHNAAFIRNSPLFNIIGQHSARATLARAEGPAVERLELEVQVGPRAAERLLKQINLIDEETPEGKAFLLKLREILETEEKNVHISSESRSSSSSRILSSSSSSSSMSSSRVIETAKLMDPFKKFHKDKYMVPHGASKAVSSGSSASSFENIQKQAKYLGNTLPPVVAIIARAVRVDRMLLGYQLAAFFDKPTARVQLIVSSIAENDNWKLCADGVLLSKHKVTTKLAWGAECQQYAVITKAEAGILGEFPAVRLELEWERLPVIATTYAKTLAKHIPMAALRTGFVLERATNSEKEIELTVALPTKRSLNVIFRVPEMTLSRMAIPLPVTVPINPDGTLSIHIDQDILFRIQNDIYGYTTAQCSMMQDTITTFNNRRYKNEMPISCYQVLAQDCTPELKFVVLLKKDEETEENHLNVKLADINVDLYALGANAKVKMNEMEVPISNLPYQHPSGSIQIREKADGLSLYAPSHGLQELYFANGLWKIQVADWMKGQTCGLCGKADGEIRQEYTTPSGYLTKSSVNFAHSWVLPAESCRDASQCRMKLESVKLEKQAILNGQESKCYSVEPVLRCLPGCAPIRTTPVTIGYHCLSTDSNLNMFDGIYEKSVDLRETTDAHVACRCTEQCA, from the exons ATGAGAGCTGTTGTGCTTGCCTTGACTCTAGCCTTTGTGG CGAGTCAACAGATTAACCTTG TTCCTGAGTTTGCACTCGATAAGACATATGTATACAAGTATGAGGCTCTGCTCTTGGGTGGGCTTCCTCAAGAAGGTCTGGCCAGAGCAGGTATAAAAGTCAGCAGCAAGGTTCTCCTCACTGCCGTGACCGAGAACACCTTTCTGATGAAG CTTATGGATCCTCTACTCCACGAGTATGCTGGCATTTGGCCCAAGGATCCATTTGTTCCTGCCACTAAGCTCACTGCAGCACTGGCTGCTCAGCTTCAAATTCCCATCAAGTTTGAGTATGCTAATGGCGTAGTCGGAAAGGTTTTTGCCCCTGCAGGAGTCTCCCCTACTGTATTAAATTTGCACAGAGGTCTCCTCAACATCCTTCAGCTCAACCTCAAGAAGACTCAGAACTTCTATGAGCTGCAAGAG GCTGGAGCTCAGGGAGTGTGCAAGACTCAGTATGTCATCAGTGAAGATCTAAAGGCCAACCAAATTGTTGTCACCAAGTCTAAGGATCTGAGCCACTGCCAGGAGAGAATCATAAAGGACGCTGGCTTAGTATACactaaaaaatgtgtggaatgCACAAAG AGGGTCAAGAGTCTGATTGAAACTGCAACTTACAACTACGTCATGAAACCAGCTGCTGCCGGTGTACTTATCGCTGAGGCAACAGTTGAGGAAGTGCATCAATTCTCACCCTTCAATGAGATCCATGGTGCTGCTCAGATGGAAGCAAA ACAAACCTTGACTTTTGTTGAGATTGAGAAGACCCCCGTTGTTCCAATCAAAGCTGATTACTTGGCCCGCGGATCCCTGCAGTATGAGTTTGCAACTGAGATTCTTCAGACTCCCATTCAACTCATAAAGATCAGCGATGCACCAGCGCAG ATTGTGGAGGTCCTGAAGCACTTGGTTGTAAACAATGTGGCCATGGTCCATGATGACGCTCCACTTAAGTTTGTTCAGCTTGTGCAGCTCCTTCGTGCTGCCACCTTGGAGAATATAGAGGCTATATGGGCTCAGTTTAAGAAAGAGCCAGTTTACAG GCGATGGATTCTGGATGCTCTCCCTGCTGTTGGCACACCAGTCATTGTGAAAATCATGAAGGAGAAGTTCCTGGCTGGTGAACTTACCCTTCCCGAGTTCATTCAGACGCTTGTGGTTGCTCTTCAAATGGTCACTGTTGATTTGGAAACCATCCAGTTGACAGCT AGTTTGGCGTTGCATGAGAAAATTGCCACAATCCCAGCTCTGCGTGAAATTGTCATGCTCGGATATGGTTCCATGATTGCCAAGTACTGTGTTGAAGTTCCCACTTGCCCTGCCGAGCTCCTCAGG CCCATCCATGAGATTGCTGCAGAGGCCATTGCTAAGAACAACATTCCTGAAATCACTTTGGCTTTGAAAGTTCTGGGCAATGCTGGTCATCCTGCTAGTCTTAAACCCATTATGAAGCTCCTTCCTGTACTAAAAACTGCAGCTGCTGCTATGCCCCTTAGAGTCCAGGTTGATGCCATCTTGGCCCTAAGGAACATTGCCAAGAAAGAGCCCCAACTG GTTCAGCCAGTGGCACTGCAGCTTGTATTGGACAGGGTTCTCCATCCAGAAGTGCGCATGGTTGCTTGTATTGTATTGTTTGAAACCAAGCCCTCTGTGGCTCTCATGTCAAGTCTTGCTGGTGCCTTGAAGACTGAAACTAACATGCAAGTTGCAAGCTTTGCCTATTCCTACATCAAGTCCTTAACCAGAATCACTGCTCCTGATATGGCAGCTGT TGCTGGTGCAGCTCATGTTGCTATCAAGCTTTTGAGTCCCAAGCTGGACAGGCTTAGTTTCCGTTTCAGCAGAGCCCTTAAGATTGACATCTATCACA CTCCTCTTATGATTGGAGCTGCTGGTAGTGCTTTCATGATCAATGATGCCGCCACCATCCTGCCCAGAGCTGTTGTGGCTAAAGCACGTGCTTACCTGGCTGGAGCTGCTGCTGATGTTCTTGAG ATTGGTGTGAGAACTGAGGGAATCCAGGAGGCTCTTCTGAAATCTCCTGCTGCAGATCAAAATGTTGACCGCATCACAAAGATTAAGCGCACTTTAAGAGCA CTCATAAATTGGAAGGCTTTGCCAACAAGTCAGCCATTGGCTTCAGCCTACGTCAAACTGTTTGGACAAGAGGTGGCTTTTGCCAGAATTGACAGGACCATAATTGAACAAGCAATTTCG ATTGCCAAAGGACCCAAACCACGTGAACTGTTGAAAGTGGTTCTTAAAGCTTTGCAAGATGGAATTGCCTTGCAACGTGCCAAACCTCTGCTTATAGCTGAAGTGCGTCGTATCTTGCCAACAGCACTTGGTGTGCCCATGGAGCTCAGCATGTACTCCGCGGCTGTTGGTGCGGCATCCATCAATg TTCATGCCACCATTACACCTCCTCTCCCTGAGGAGATTGAGACCATGACTCTTGAGCAGCTTAAGAAGACTGATTTTCAACTCCAAGTCGAAGCTAGACCAAG TTTTGCTGTACAGAAATTTGCTGTGATGGGAGTGAACACTGCCTTGATCCAAGCTGCTGTTATGGCCAAAGGAGAAATCCGTATAATTGCTCCTGGAAAAGTGGCTGTAAAAGCAGACATTCTCAAGGGCAACTATAAGGTTGAGGTTCTGCCTGTTGAGCTTCCTGAACATGTTGCTGCTATGAG CTTTGAGACTCTTGCTGTGACCAGAAACATTGAAGATCTCAGTGCTGAGAGAATTGTTCCATTGGTACCCGAGTTGTCCCTGCAAAACCCCCAGACACATATTGGTGGATTG TCCTCTGAGACATCAGCTGAGGCCCCTCTGAGAGCTCCTGCTCCAATCCGCAAGACTCTCTGTCTTGCTGTCCCATACATTGAAATCAAGGGATGCATTGAGGTGCACTCTCACAATGCTGCCTTTATCAGAAATTCTCCTCTGTTTAACATAATTGGACAGCACTCAGCCCGTGCTACACTGGCAAGAG CTGAAGGTCCTGCAGTTGAAAGATTGGAGCTTGAAGTCCAAGTTGGTCCTAGAGCCGCTGAGAGGCTTCTTAAGCAAATCAACCTGATTGATGAGGAGACTCCAGAAGGAAAGGCCTTCCTTTTGAAACTGAGGGAAATCTTGGAGACTGAAGAGAAAAATGTTCATATATCTTCTGAAAGcagaagcagcagcagcagtcgTATCCTCAGCAGCAGCAGTTCAAGCTCCTCCATGTCCAGCTCTCGTGTGATTGAG ACAGCCAAACTCATGGACCCCTTCAAGAAATTCCACAAAGATAAG TACATGGTACCCCATGGAGCCTCAAAGGCAGTTAGCAGTGGAAGCTCTGCATCTAGCTTTGAAAATATCCAGAAACAG GCTAAATATCTTGGGAATACTCTTCCACCAGTTGTTGCCATCATTGCTCGCGCTGTTAGAGTGGATCGCATGTTGCTGGGTTACCAACTTGCTGCTTTCTTCGACAAGCCAACTGCAAGAGTTCAGCTAATCGTTTCTTCCATTGCTGAGAATGACAACTGGAAGTTGTGTGCTGATGGTGTTCTGCTGAGCAAGCACAAAGTCACT ACCAAGCTCGCTTGGGGTGCAGAGTGTCAACAATATGCGGTCATTACTAAAGCTGAGGCTGGAATCCTTGGAGAATTCCCTGCTGTCCGACTAGAGTTGGAATGGGAGAGGCTTCCAGTTATTGCCACTACCTATGCCAAAAC GCTAGCTAAGCACATTCCTATGGCAGCTTTACGGACAGGATTTGTGCTTGAAAGAGCCACAAACAGTGAGAAAGAGATAGAACTAACTGTGGCATTGCCAACTAAAAGGTCCCTGAATGTAATCTTTAGGGTTCCAGAG ATGACACTGTCAAGGATGGCCATTCCTCTCCCTGTTACTGTTCCCATCAATCCAGATGGAACTCTTTCTATCCATATTGATCAGGACATTCTGTTCAGAATTCAGAATGATATCTATGGTTACACCACAG ctCAGTGCAGCATGATGCAGGACACAATTACTACGTTCAACAACAGGAGGTACAAGAACGAAATGCCTATTTCCTGCTACCAGGTCTTGGCGCAGGATTGCACACCTGAGCTGAAATTtgttgttcttctgaagaaaGATGAAGAAACTGAAGAAAACCACCTGAACGTCAAACTTGCTGACAT CAATGTCGACCTCTATGCTTTGGGCGCCAATGCAAAAGTTAAAATGAATGAAATGGAAGTGCCCATCAGCAACCTTCCCTACCAACATCCCTCAG GCTCCATCCAGATCAGAGAGAAGGCTGATGGTTTGTCACTTTATGCTCCTAGTCATGGGCTTCAGGAACTCTACTTTGCCAATGGTCTTTGGAAG ATCCAAGTTGCAGACTGGATGAAGGGGCAGACTTGTGGACTCTGTGGAAAGGCTGATGGAGAAATCAGACAGGAGTACACCACACCCAGTGGATACCTGACCAAGAGTTCAGTCAACTTTGCCCACTCATGGGTGCTTCCGGCTGAGAGCTGCCGAGATGCCAGCC AATGCCGCATGAAACTCGAATCTGTGAAGTTGGAGAAGCAGGCAATTTTGAATGGACAGGAATCCAAATGCTATTCTGTTGAGCCTGTGCTGCGCTGTCTGCCAGGCTGTGCACCAATCAGAACCACTCCTGTCACTATTGGATATCACTGCTTGTCCACTG ACTCCAACCTCAACATGTTTGATGGAATCTATGAGAAGAGTGTAGACTTGAGAGAGACTACAGATGCTCATGTGGCTTGTCGCTGCACTGAACAGTGTGCTTAA